One genomic window of Haloferax mediterranei ATCC 33500 includes the following:
- a CDS encoding CDP-alcohol phosphatidyltransferase family protein: MSEQSFSSASSVSAPSEGTRQTRNRVLASGVVAVAGTVSVGWVLATGTGATVAIAWTALALAVVAGLWGYTYVHAPENASSGETSVHNNSGETPVYNSLGLPTAVTLFRGVVVAGVSGIAGVSGIAGVTVLGATTPVWAWAAALGYGVVAALDSVDGSLARRLGRVTRLGGRLDTAVDAFGLLAAPLAGVALGELAWWYLSVGAARYVFVAGLWWRERTDKPTFDLPPRTSRRVLAGLQMAVVPVALAPGVFDSWMPLVTGVAAGGLLLGFGRDWLYVSGRLRPVDAGSQVTSVEN; this comes from the coding sequence CTCGTCCGCGTCTTCGGTATCGGCACCCTCAGAGGGGACGCGACAAACCCGAAATCGAGTTCTCGCAAGCGGTGTCGTCGCTGTCGCGGGGACGGTGAGTGTTGGCTGGGTTCTCGCAACCGGCACGGGAGCGACTGTCGCCATCGCATGGACTGCCCTCGCGCTGGCCGTCGTCGCGGGGCTTTGGGGATACACGTACGTGCACGCGCCAGAGAACGCAAGCAGTGGAGAGACGTCTGTACACAACAACAGCGGAGAGACACCCGTATACAACAGTCTTGGACTCCCGACCGCGGTGACGCTCTTTCGGGGAGTTGTCGTCGCAGGCGTCAGTGGAATCGCAGGCGTCAGTGGAATCGCAGGCGTCACCGTTCTCGGCGCAACCACCCCTGTGTGGGCGTGGGCCGCAGCACTCGGCTACGGGGTCGTTGCCGCGCTCGATTCCGTCGACGGGTCTCTCGCCCGCCGCCTCGGTCGCGTCACCCGTCTCGGAGGCCGCCTCGACACCGCCGTCGACGCCTTCGGTCTCCTCGCAGCACCCCTTGCTGGTGTCGCCCTCGGCGAATTGGCGTGGTGGTATCTCTCGGTTGGCGCGGCGCGGTACGTCTTCGTCGCCGGCCTGTGGTGGCGCGAGCGAACCGACAAACCAACGTTCGACCTCCCACCACGAACCTCCCGCCGCGTCCTCGCCGGACTCCAGATGGCGGTCGTCCCGGTCGCGCTGGCACCCGGCGTCTTTGATTCGTGGATGCCGCTCGTCACCGGTGTCGCGGCGGGCGGCCTACTCCTCGGATTTGGACGAGACTGGCTGTACGTCTCCGGGCGATTACGACCTGTGGATGCTGGCAGTCAGGTGACTTCTGTCGAGAACTAG